The genomic interval CACCGGAGGATCAACAGAAGCTTTTCTCCCGGCAGATTAATGTTGCCAACCAGCTAAAACTGCCCCTAATTGTCCATTGCCGTGATGCCCAGGAAGACCTGCTCAAGGTTCTTCGTCACAACAGGGCGGAATACCGGGGTGTTATTCACTGCTTTTCCGGAGACTACTCCTTTGCTTCGGCCTGCGTGGACCTGGGCTTTTACATCTCCTTTGCAGGGAATCTTACCTACAAAAACGCGCCGGAACTTCGGGAGGTTCTAAAGCGGATACCCCTACAATCCATTCTGATGGAAACCGATGCTCCGTATCTTTCTCCCGAACCACGCCGCGGCCGAACAAATATGCCGTCCAACGTCAGGTTTACCTACCATGCCGCTGCGAATCTTCTGAATATCCCTGTGCAGGATCTCACCAGCATGGTCAGGTCAAACATGGAAGAACTTTTCAGTCTTCCACAATCATAATCTCTACGCGGCGGTTCATTGCACGGCCCTCCTCTGTCTCGTTCGGACCGATGGGTTCAGTTCCTCCGACCCCGCGATATAGAAAACGTTCCGCATCAATTCCCTCTTTAGTAAGCAGATCTACTATCGTTTTCGCCCGTTCAACCGACAGATCATACTGGCTTTCCATGCTGCCTACATCAGCGGTATGACCGGTAACAAGAAAGGTCCTTTCCGGTATCGTCTTTAAGGCTTTGGCTATGGATGCAAGTTTTCCCAATTCTCCGGGCAATAAGCGCGGCGAATCAGGATAAAACTGAAGGTTTTTTAAAGTTATCGCGATCCCTTCTTTCCGCTCCTCCACGCTTACATCGTCAAGCTGCTTGTCCTCCGCAATAATGGAACCCAAGTCTTTCTGCAGCCCTTTTCTATCCAGGCGCGGGAAATCCTCGTACCAGGTAAGAATAAAGCCCGACCTGTTTACCGTGTTTCCATCAGCGTACCGATACTGTTCTTCCACGACATCCCGCATAAACAGGGCTGCTTCTTCCGCAAACGGAATGTATATATCCACTACATGCCGTCCCTGGAGGCTGACAAGTTCCTGATCTCCAAAGGCATCCTCTCCCCCCTGGTAGCGGAGGGCATACTGGGCTCGAACAATATGAGCATTCCGCCCGTTATAATCACCTGTTCCTTTATATTCGTATTCGCACAGAAAGGGGACCCGTGTTGCCCCGCGCCGAAGAGGATCCACCACACGAAGACCCCCGGACTGCCAGCGTGTGCCTATTTTCACCGGCTCCTTGGGTAAAAGCGGAAAATCCCGAAGCATAGGATAGCCGGACTCCGCTGTTACGATCATAGTCCCTCTGTTTGAAAATGTGAGCTCCACGGAGACTACATTATCGATCCTGCGGGCCACATTGCGCAGGTCCCTGGTCATTGACTGGAGAATGTAAAAATTACCGCTGTAGTTCCTGGGCTGGCTGCTGTTCTGAAACAGGGTTCCCCGAACCTCATTGTAAACAAAGCCTTTATAATCGCCGTTAACCCGTTGGCGCATATTCTCTTTTTCCACAATGCTGTATCGATCCTGCACTGCTGGATTAAAGGAATGCTCAAGGCTTACCTGGGAAAACAGAGACTGGGAAAAGAAAATATATGGAATCAACAAAAAAATCCCCCGCGTGAAACGGGGGACAATACAACAACTTCTCATAACATCTATGGGATAAGCATCGTGACGTCTGTTACCAGCTGTCCTGCATATCGTCAACATCACGGCTCTCTTCTGAATAGAGGTCCGTAACAGCCCGCATATCATCAAAGTAGATGTAGTAATCGCCATAGGTATCCACCGGATCACAGAGAATCTTGAAGCCATCTACGCGTATACCCATTCTGTTTGAATGATGATAATCCCTCTGAATAATATGAGGAGGAATGGCAACTGTCATCTTCTTCCACCCGGTAAAATTCAGACTGCCCATGGTAATTTCCGCGCGATTACCAAAGTAATCGCTTATCATAAGCTTCAAGGTGTGGCGATTGTTTCGTCCTACAACCCAGACGGAAATAGTCTTGGTAATTCCTTCAATGGCCATAGGCCTGGCCGGGGTTACCATAAATTCATGAAACCCCCTCTTGAAGTACTGGACCTTGACACCAAGAACATACTTGTCCACTTCGCTCTGGGCAATCCCGATCTCTTCTTCTTCAGGGATCGGCTCTTTGTCCAGAGGTCCGCCGGGAAGGCGCCGTATACCTATAAGACCATTGTCAAGAGCCATAGAAGCCTTCCAGAAACCTGCATCCTCATATTTTGTTACAGATACTTCTTTGAGCTTCTGTTGGGCGGAATCAACTCCAATCTCCTCCGCATTTGGTTCTCCAACAGCAAATTCCTGAGCTGTTAAAGAAGTCACGGCGAGCAGACAAAAAATCAGCAGTAAACTCTTCTTAATAAGCTTCATAACTTCTATTCCTCTTCCTCTGGCCAGATCTCCGAGCGTGTTTCAGGGCGTACAAACTCGTCGCCATCAAAACGGCTCTCGAAAATGTCCGTGAGAACTTTTACATGGTCAATATAAAAGTCAAAACCAGCTACATTTTCGCTCGGTTCGGTGCGTAGCACAAACTTGATCAGTTTGAGGTCCCGATAGTTCGGAATGTATACCTGGCTCTGGGGAATATAGCTGGGAATACTGATCCTCAGGTTCTGCCATCCGGTATAGTTAAGGCTTCCCATTGGCAGAACGTACACATAACCCCGGTAATCCTCAACATGCACCTCAAAGGTGAATTTGTAGTTGGAACCCCAGGCCCACAAATCAAGTTCCTTTACCCGTCCGGGCAGGGAGATTTTTGCAGGCATCTTTCCATCGGGACCATCAACAACCGGGAACAATTCCAGATAGTTAAAGCCCTTACGATCAAAGGCCGCCTGCATTCCAAGTACCTGATGTCCCTGGTCTTCCCCGGCTCTGCCGTAAAGGGCAAAGGGAAATCCATCAATAAGCTTAAATTTTGGGTAGCCTTCCGCGATAAATTTGCTTCCCTGAACATACCATTCGTAGGCTGAATCCTCTCCATCGAAGGTTTCAATAACCTGGGATACGATATTTTCAGTCGCTTTCTCAGCAAACAGGGAGACCGGTACGGTCAGGATGAACAAAAAAAGGCAAACAAAGAATAAACGGAAACCGCGTTTCATTCTTAACTCCTTTATGTAATAGAAAAACTCACAGGTCCGTTAGCAAGTTGAATTATATTTCTATCAAAATACTTTGTCAAACCTTTTTCCCTTTTTACGAAAAAAGGGTAATTCCTGATAAAATCTGCAATTAGTATCGGCCGCTCAGGCTATTCATTACTGCTGTTTGGAACAAGAAGCCAGGGATTATGCTGCTCTGTACCATTAATTAATGCTTTATAGATCCCGCTCCAGTCAACAGTAAGGGTATAGGACCTGAAATTTCCGCCCGAATCCATGAATCGGTCGCCAATCACAAGCTTCGGCAGGCTTTCCCGGGAATCAAGACCAATTTTTTTCACGATTTCCTGAGTATAATCACCCAAAAGAATAAGCATTACATCGGTTCGGGGTCGTATAAACTGATTAATCTCCCGGGTTTTCAGCATTTCTGCAGTAACGTGTATCGCTTTCAGCCTGACACGTTCTTTTGTCCCCTCAAGCTTCTGCATCAGTCCGGACCACGGGGTATCTTCAGAAAAAGCGATCAGCGTGACAAATGCAGGGTTCTCCTCCGGCAGATACCGGACAATAAGATCAAGTACAGGGTCTGCTGCTCCCCGGGAATCAAGCTCCATACTTCGGAGCCCGTCTTTCCCCTTGAATCCGGAAGGTCCGACAGCATAAACAGGGATATCAGCCCCCTGCTGAACAATTTTTCGGGCAAGGTCATGATACAGCGGGCTGAAAATGAGTGCACCTGCCCTTTTGTCAGCAGCCAGCTCGAGGACCTGTCCGGGAGAAGGGGCTTGCTTAAAGGTCTCATAAACCAGTGCAGAAGACAAACTCTGCTGTATTTCACGCTGTTTGAGTTCCGAGAAAGCCTCGTCGCTGACAAACAGATATGGTGATGAACA from Marispirochaeta sp. carries:
- a CDS encoding TatD family hydrolase gives rise to the protein MKKKAEAPNIDGYVDTHFHVLHSIKMGLSHEEILDAAFNSGMSFGIDIATGPEDFDERLTFAADYPGLFLSVGYYPSWAESIPDFLEETLVAQTRKNDKVVAIGESGLDYHWNYGTPEDQQKLFSRQINVANQLKLPLIVHCRDAQEDLLKVLRHNRAEYRGVIHCFSGDYSFASACVDLGFYISFAGNLTYKNAPELREVLKRIPLQSILMETDAPYLSPEPRRGRTNMPSNVRFTYHAAANLLNIPVQDLTSMVRSNMEELFSLPQS
- a CDS encoding OmpA family protein gives rise to the protein MIPYIFFSQSLFSQVSLEHSFNPAVQDRYSIVEKENMRQRVNGDYKGFVYNEVRGTLFQNSSQPRNYSGNFYILQSMTRDLRNVARRIDNVVSVELTFSNRGTMIVTAESGYPMLRDFPLLPKEPVKIGTRWQSGGLRVVDPLRRGATRVPFLCEYEYKGTGDYNGRNAHIVRAQYALRYQGGEDAFGDQELVSLQGRHVVDIYIPFAEEAALFMRDVVEEQYRYADGNTVNRSGFILTWYEDFPRLDRKGLQKDLGSIIAEDKQLDDVSVEERKEGIAITLKNLQFYPDSPRLLPGELGKLASIAKALKTIPERTFLVTGHTADVGSMESQYDLSVERAKTIVDLLTKEGIDAERFLYRGVGGTEPIGPNETEEGRAMNRRVEIMIVED
- a CDS encoding flagellar filament outer layer protein FlaA, encoding MKLIKKSLLLIFCLLAVTSLTAQEFAVGEPNAEEIGVDSAQQKLKEVSVTKYEDAGFWKASMALDNGLIGIRRLPGGPLDKEPIPEEEEIGIAQSEVDKYVLGVKVQYFKRGFHEFMVTPARPMAIEGITKTISVWVVGRNNRHTLKLMISDYFGNRAEITMGSLNFTGWKKMTVAIPPHIIQRDYHHSNRMGIRVDGFKILCDPVDTYGDYYIYFDDMRAVTDLYSEESRDVDDMQDSW
- a CDS encoding flagellar filament outer layer protein FlaA, producing MKRGFRLFFVCLFLFILTVPVSLFAEKATENIVSQVIETFDGEDSAYEWYVQGSKFIAEGYPKFKLIDGFPFALYGRAGEDQGHQVLGMQAAFDRKGFNYLELFPVVDGPDGKMPAKISLPGRVKELDLWAWGSNYKFTFEVHVEDYRGYVYVLPMGSLNYTGWQNLRISIPSYIPQSQVYIPNYRDLKLIKFVLRTEPSENVAGFDFYIDHVKVLTDIFESRFDGDEFVRPETRSEIWPEEEE